A single genomic interval of Hevea brasiliensis isolate MT/VB/25A 57/8 chromosome 4, ASM3005281v1, whole genome shotgun sequence harbors:
- the LOC131179409 gene encoding uncharacterized protein LOC131179409, with translation MACHKPSLIAVLESHISGRRADDVIKKLSVLHSHRVKVNGFLGGIWLLWNKEWSVTILENDKQYIHASVVENGSLLMHFTAVYGSPSLMHRRRLWQKLHRICDQSQVPWLAAGDYNALLTADEKRGGAMHRSSIDKDFVQWFEANDVIDHGFRGPKFTWQRRCLFGRLDRALCNEDLCLRFKEASVFHLPRLYSDHRPILVQLNMLGASHTSDRPFKFQAAWMTHELFGQFMLDKWSRSSDLMSSLGGLTVDLKDWNFHVFGNVYKQKRQLIARIDGIQHYLENRQSHFLQKLEMQLRRELDTIRYREELIWFQKSQAD, from the coding sequence ATGGCGTGTCATAAGCCTAGCCTGATTGCAGTTCTCGAATCGCATATTAGTGGAAGAAGAGCAGATGACGTGATTAAAAAATTGAGTGTTCTACATTCTCATCGGGTTAAGGTGAATGGTTTTTTAGGAGGCATCTGGTTACTTTGGAATAAGGAATGGTCAGTGACAATTTTagaaaatgataaacaatatatccaTGCGTCTGTTGTGGAAAATGGGTCCTTGCTAATGCATTTTACGGCTGTGTATGGTAGTCCCTCGTTGATGCATAGGAGACGTTTATGGCAGAAACTTCATAGGATTTGTGATCAATCTCAAGTTCCTTGGTTAGCTGCTGGTGATTATAATGCTTTGCTTACTGCTGATGAAAAAAGAGGGGGAGCTATGCATCGGTCTAGCATTGATAAAGACTTTGTGCAATGGTTTGAAGCTAATGATGTCATTGATCATGGATTTCGTGGTCCAAAATTTACATGGCAGCGGCGATGTTTATTTGGGCGCTTGGATAGGGCTCTGTGTAATGAGGATTTGTGTCTTCGATTTAAGGAAGCTAGCGTCTTTCATCTTCCTCGTCTTTATTCGGATCACAGACCTATTTTGGTCCAGCTTAATATGCTAGGAGCATCTCACACTTCAGATAGACCTTTTAAGTTTCAAGCAGCTTGGATGACTCACGAATTATTTGGTCAGTTCATGCTTGATAAGTGGAGTAGGAGCTCTGATCTGATGTCTTCCCTTGGTGGCTTAACAGTGGATCTAAAGGATTGGAACTTTCATGTTTTTGGGAATGTTTATAAGCAGAAAAGACAGTTGATAGCTCGCATTGATGGCATTCAACATTATCTGGAGAATCGACAGTCTCACTTTTTGCAGAAGTTAGAGATGCAGCTAAGAAGAGAGCTGGATACTATTCGCTATCGGGAAGAATTAATCTGGTTTCAAAAGTCTCAGGCGGATTGA
- the LOC110667914 gene encoding LOW QUALITY PROTEIN: F-box protein At3g07870 (The sequence of the model RefSeq protein was modified relative to this genomic sequence to represent the inferred CDS: deleted 2 bases in 2 codons) yields the protein MSDYLPQEVLLDIFHRLPNQSIGRCMCVCKYWLSLVKNPFFVSSHLHQTIPSKNDSLFLLKLCSKQTLKVQYSLHFDNQEFSEYKRLGVPFKHDNRSFSVVGSSNGLVCLMHNLYTYNYTFVLWNPLIRKSLALPKPNVTFESHGAFEALVGCGFDSCSKDYKVLRVVRLLEYEKENEEDEELAIEVEIFSLNRNSWRNITDIAPQYDIVERGSQAFVNGTVHWIATKRSRTGESNNLVLGLDLGHENFHELMLPESLANENFHELMLPESLANENPMFCTVFKYMDSTIGGVMRNYVNFSDSDIWVMKKYGVTESWTKILTFGRYEGGVPRALGFRRNGDVLFELFHGEIISVDPESLQIEELRIHSASGYSFVDTFIESLVLLELDQPRDANEASDLSLR from the exons ATGTCAGATTATTTGCCTCAGGAAGTGCTATTAGATATCTTTCACAGGCTCCCTAACCAGTCCATTGGAAGATGCATGTGCGTCTGCAAGTATTGGCTTTCCCTCGTAAAGAATCCTTTTTTTGTTTCCTCCCACCTTCACCAAACCATTCCGTCGAAGAATGATTCCCTGTTCCTGCTTAAGCTCTGCTCGAAGCAAACACTCAAAGTTCAGTATTCTCTGCACTTTGACAATCAAGAATTCAGCGAGTACAAGCGGCTGGGAGTCCCTTTCAAGCATGACAATCGATCTTTCTCTGTCGTTGGCTCTTCCAATGGGTTAGTTTGCCTCATGCACAATCTCTATACCTACAACTACACCTTCGTCTTGTGGAATCCCCTGATTCGAAAATCTTTAGCACTTCCTAAGCCTAACGTCACATTTGAGAGTCATGGTGCATTTGAGGCTTTGGTGGGTTGTGGGTTTGATTCTTGCAGTAAAGACTATAAAGTTCTGAGAGTTGTGCGCCTTCTTGAATATGAAAAAGAGAATGAAGAGGATGAGGAATTAGCAATTGAGGTTGAGATTTTCTCACTCAACAGGAATTCTTGGAGGAATATTACCGATATAGCACCCCAGTATGATATTGTTGAGCGAGGTTCACAAGCTTTTGTGAATGGAACAGTGCACTGGATTGCAACAAAGAGAAGTAGAACCGGTGAATCTAACAATTTGGTTTTGGGACTTGATCTGGGTCATGAAAATTTTCATGAGCTAATGTTGCCTGAATCTTTGGCTAATGAAAATTTTCATGAGCTAATGTTGCCTGAATCTTTGGCTAATGAAAATCCAATGTTTTGTACTGTTTTCAAGTATATGGATTCAACAATTGGTGGTGTTATGAGGAATTATGTTAACTTTTCTGACAGTGATATATGGGTGATGAAAAAGTATGGTGTCACAGAGTCATGGACAAAGATACTAACTTTTGGCAGATATGAGGGTGGTGTTCCAAGGGCACTGGGCTTCAGGAGGAATGGTGATGTGCTTTTTGAACTATTTCAT GGGGAGATAATTTCAGTTGACCCAGAAAGCTTACAGATTGAAGAACTCAGAATTCATTCAGCTTCTGGTTATTCTTTTGTAGACACGTTTATAGAGAGCCTAGTCTTGCTTGAGCTT GACCAGCCTAGAGATGCAAATGAGGCAAGTGACTTAAGTCTGAGATAA